One Siniperca chuatsi isolate FFG_IHB_CAS linkage group LG5, ASM2008510v1, whole genome shotgun sequence DNA window includes the following coding sequences:
- the acacb gene encoding acetyl-CoA carboxylase isoform X1: MLPFAVLGLILWILLLLWRINTKTVAMPLKGDESPSGCGLPPAEEDAPATQSPHPGEYSLSTVPTTSTHNEDNRASVGLKVKTLDAEALQVSSEGKSEKPSLLPTTQKPFKTKVPMLSSGPEARERLKFILGASEDNSSDEEPLVTKPPRGASQPPTSVPRSSPQQTSSVVPQSSSSSIKSSMSGLHLVKKGREHRKMDLQRDFTVASPAEFVIRFGGNRVIEKVLIANNGIAAVKCMRSIRRWSYEMFRNERTVRFVVMVTPEDLKANAEYIKMADHYVPVPGGPNNNNYANVELIVDIAKRIPVQAVWAGWGHASENPKLPELLNKAGISFLGPSSKAMWALGDKVASSIVAQSADIPTLPWSGSGLRVDWAEEDQTLGNVISVPPEVYTKGCVQDVDDGLAGAERIGYPVIIKASEGGGGKGIRKVESSEDFPSFFRQVQTEVPGSPIFIMQLAQHARHLEVQILADEYGNAISLFGRDCSIQRRHQKIIEEAPATIAAPSTLEQMEQYAVRLAKMVGYVSAGTVEYLFSEDGSFHFLELNPRLQVEHPCTEMIGDVNLPAAQLQIAMGIPLHRIKDIRLLYGETPWGDTIINFETPDCMPSPRGHVIAVRITSENPDEGFKPSSGTVQELNFRSSKNVWGYFSVGATGGLHEFADSQFGHCFSWGENREEAISNMVVAMKELSIRGDFRTTVEYLIKLLETESFRNNDIDTGWLDHLIAEKVQAERPDTMLGIVCGALHVADASFRKSMSDYLHSLERGQVLPAASLLNSVSVDLIYEGVKFCLKVARQSPTTYVIMMNGSNIEIDVHRLSDGGLLLCYDGSSHTTYMKEEVDSYRITVGNKTCVFEKEKDPTVLRSPSAGKLLQYMVEDGGHICAGETYAEIEVMKMVMTLTVQQSGCVHFVKRPGAVLQPGCVVAHIDLDDPSSIHRVELNTAILPPQQPLPIVGGKLHQVFHSVLENLGKVMDGYCLEEPYFSSKLKQWVATLMKTLRDPSLPLMELQEIMTSVAGRIPPGVEKDIRKVMAQYASNITSVLCQFPSQRIANILDSHAATLQRKADREVFFMNTQSIVQLVQRYRSGIRGYTKSVVLDLLKRYLQVEIQFQQAHYDKCVINLREQHKPDMSPVLEYIFSHAQVPKKNILVTMLIDQLCGRDSTLADELMAILNELTQLSKMENSKVALRARQVLIASHLPSYELRHNQVESIFLSAIDMYGHQFCPENLKKLILSETSIFDVLPNFFYHSNQVVCMAALEVYVRRAYIAYELNSIQHHQLQDGTCAVDFQFMLPSSHPNRGSSPTLNRIPVPVSGSSQFKMRRQSSELFMEEAWSPPCQRMGAMVAFQCFDDFKRNVDEVLASFAEPLLESAPFSESCSSLYEEENFKNMKENPIHIINVSIKTADTKDDDALVTAFTAFAQSKKAVLFECGIRRITFLIAQKREFPKFFTFRARDGFQEDRIYRNLEPALAFQLELNRMRNFDLTAVPCANHKMHLYLGAARVQEGAEVTDYRFFIRAIIRHSDLITKEASFEYLQNEGERLLLEAMDELEVAFSNTSVRTDCNHIFLNFVPTVIMDPSKIEESVRSMVMRYGIRLWKLRVMQAELKINIRLTPTGNAVPIRLFLTNESGYYLDISLYKEVTDPSSGQIMFKSYGDKQGPLHGMLINTPYVTKDLLQAKRFQAQTLGTTYVYDFPEMFRQALFKLWGPGDKHPKDVLMCTELVLDPQGRLVQMNRLPGDNNVGMVAFRMKMKTPEYPEGRDIIVICNDITHMIGSFGPQEDELFLRASELARAEGIPRIYIAANSGARIGLAEEIKHMFQVAWIDPADPYKGFKYLYLTPQDYTRISSTNAVHCHHVEEGGESRYIITDVIGKDEGLGVENLRGSGTIAGESSQAYQEIITISMVTCRAIGIGAYLVRLGQRVIQVENSHIILTGAGALNKVLGREVYTSNNQLGGIQIMHNNGVTHSTVPDDFEGVFTILQWLSYMPKNKHSPVPVIATTDPVDREIEYTPTKAPYDPRWMLAGRPHPTGKGAWQSGFFDHGSFMEIMGSWAQTVVVGRARLGGIPLGVIAVETRTVEFTVPADPANLDSESKVLQQAGQVWFPDSAFKTAQAICDFNREHLPLMVFANWRGFSGGMKDMYDQILKFGAYIVDALREFRQPVLVYIPPHAELRGGSWVVIDPTINPLCMELYADRESRGGVLEAEGTVEIKFRRKDLLKTMKRLDSVYASLVEQLGKASPELSDKQCLELESKLKAREEFLLPIYHQVAVQFVDLHDTPGRMQEKGVITDILDWKNVRTFFYWRLRRLLLEQVVKCEILQANKDLSDGHMQSMLRRWFVETEGTVKAYLWDNNQAVVEWLEKHLSEEDGTRSAIQENIKYLRRENTLKHIRSLVQANPDVAMDCIIHMSHIITPSQRAKLSHLLATMDSTSTS; the protein is encoded by the exons TCTCGGAGCATCAGAGGATAACTCTTCAGACGAGGAACCTCTGGTCACCAAACCTCCAAGGGGCGCATCTCAGCCACCGACCTCCGTCCCCAGATCTTCTCCTCAGCAGACGTCCTCTGTAGTTCCACAGTCCAGCTCCTCAAGCATCAA GTCTAGCATGTCTGGTCTTCACTTGGTGAAAAAAGGACGTGAACACAGAAAGATGGATCTGCAGAGGGACTTCACTGTGGCCTCTCCTGCTGAGTTTGTCATCCGATTTGGTGGCAACCGGGTCATCGAAAAA GTGCTGATAGCTAACAATGGGATAGCCGCAGTCAAATGTATGCGTTCTATCCGTCGCTGGTCCTACGAAATGTTTCGCAATGAAAGGACCGTCCgttttgttgtcatggtaaccCCTGAAGACTTGAAAGCTAATGCAG AATACATTAAAATGGCAGATCATTATGTGCCTGTACCCGGTGGGCCCAACAATAACAACTACGCCAACGTAGAGCTGATAGTGGACATTGCTAAAAGAATCCCAGTGCAG GCTGTGTGGGCTGGTTGGGGTCATGCCTCAGAAAATCCCAAACTGCCCGAGCTGTTGAACAAAGCAGGAATATCATTCTTAG GGCCGTCCAGTAAGGCCATGTGGGCTCTCGGGGATAAGGTGGCTTCTTCCATTGTGGCTCAGAGTGCTGACATTCCCACACTACCATGGAGCGGATCAG GTCTGAGAGTGGACTGGGCAGAGGAGGACCAAACACTGGGCAATGTAATCAGTGTTCCTCCAGAGGTCTACACAAAGGGCTGCGTTCAGGATGTAGATGATGGGCTGGCA GGGGCTGAGAGAATTGGTTATCCGGTTATTATCAAGGCCTCTGAGGGTGGAGGTGGAAAGGGTATACGGAAAGTAGAAAGTTCTGAGGATTTTCCAAGTTTCTTTAGACAG GTTCAGACAGAGGTGCCTGGCTCACCTATCTTCATCATGCAGCTGGCTCAGCATGCGAGACACCTTGAGGTTCAGATACTTGCTGATGAGTATGGAAATGCCATCTCTCTTTTTGGACGAGATTGCTCCATCCAGAGAAGGCACCAGAAGATCATCGAGGAGGCGCCTGCCACCATAGCTGCTCCCTCAACATTGGAGCAAATGGAACAG TATGCTGTGCGACTGGCCAAGATGGTGGGCTACGTGAGTGCAGGCACTGTGGAATATCTCTTCTCTGAAGACGGAAGTTTCCATTTCCTGGAACTGAATCCTCGCCTGCAGGTGGAACATCCCTGTACAGAGATGATCGGAGATGTAAACCTGCCTGCTGCCCAGCTTCAG ATTGCGATGGGCATCCCCCTTCATAGAATTAAGGACATCCGCTTGCTTTATGGAGAAACTCCGTGGGGCGACACCATCATTAACTTTGAGACTCCTGACTGCATGCCAAGTCCAAGAGGGCACGTCATAGCTGTTCGGATCACCAGTGAGAACCCTGACGAG GGGTTCAAGCCCAGTTCTGGCACTGTGCAGGAGCTGAACTTCCGCAGCAGTAAAAATGTCTGGGGTTATTTCAGTGTGGGGGCAACTGGTGGCCTGCATGAATTTGCAGACTCCCAGTTTGGACACTGTTTCTCCTGGGGCGAGAACCGTGAAGAAGCCATTTc GAACATGGTGGTGGCTATGAAGGAGCTGTCCATCAGAGGTGACTTCAGGACCACGGTTGAATACCTCATTAAGTTACTAGAGACAGAAAGCTTCAGAAACAATGACATCGACACTGGCTGGCTGGATCATCTCATTGCAGAGAAAGTGCAG GCGGAGAGACCAGATACCATGCTGGGTATTGTTTGTGGTGCTTTGCATGTTGCTGATGCAAGCTTCCGAAAGAGCATGTCTGACTACCTACATTCACTGGAGAG AGGCCAAGTACTGCCTGCAGCCAGTCTCCTCAACTCTGTCAGTGTGGACCTAATATATGAAGGAGTCAAGTTCTGCCTCAAG GTGGCTCGCCAATCCCCAACAACATATGTCATCATGATGAATGGCTCCAACATCGAGATAGATGTCCATAGGCTGAGTGATGGTGGCCTCCTGCTGTGCTATGATGGCAGCAGCCACACCACCTACATGAAAGAGGAAGTGGACAG CTACCGCATCACTGTTGGCAACAAGACTTGTGTATTTGAGAAGGAGAAGGATCCCACGGTGCTGAGGTCGCCTTCTGCTGGTAAACTGCTGCAGTACATGGTTGAGGATGGAGGCCACATTTGTGCAGGAGAGACATACGCAGAGATTGAG GTGATGAAGATGGTGATGACTTTGACTGTGCAGCAGTCTGGTTGTGTCCACTTTGTCAAGAGACCTGGAGCAGTTCTGCAGCCTGGCTGTGTGGTGGCACATATAGACCTGGATGACCCCAGCAGTATACATCGG GTGGAGCTCAACACAGCCATACTGCCACCCCAGCAGCCACTGCCCATTGTTGGGGGAAAACTTCATCAGGTGTTTCACAGCGTGCTGGAAAACTTGGGTAAAGTCATGGACGGCTACTGCCTTGAAGAGCCCTACTTCAGCAGCAAG CTGAAACAATGGGTGGCTACCCTGATGAAGACTTTAAGGGACCCCTCGCTGCCACTGATGGAACTCCAGGAGATTATGACGAGTGTGGCGGGTCGCATTCCTCCTGGCGTGGAGAAAGATATCCGTAAAGTCATGGCCCAGTACGCGAGCAACATCACCTCTGTCCTCTGCCAATTCCCCAGCCAAAGG ATTGCAAATATTCTAGACAGCCATGCAGCAACTCTACAGAGGAAGGCTGACCGAGAGGTGTTCTTCATGAACACTCAGAGTATCGTTCAGCTGGTACAGAg GTACCGCAGTGGAATTCGTGGCTATACGAAGTCTGTGGTTCTCGATCTGCTCAAGCGATATCTGCAAGTAGAGATACAGTTTCAGCAAG CTCACTATGACAAGTGTGTGATCAACCTGAGAGAGCAGCACAAACCTGACATGAGTCCTGTGCTGGAGTACATCTTCTCTCATGCCCAGGTCCCCAAGAAGAACATCCTAGTCACAATGCTCATA GACCAACTTTGTGGAAGGGATTCCACGCTAGCAGATGAGCTGATGGCCATTCTGAACGAGCTCACGCAGCTTAGCAAGATGGAGAACTCAAAGGTGGCACTGAGAGCCAGACAG GTCTTGATTGCCTCCCATTTACCATCATACGAACTGAGGCACAACCAGGTGGAGTCCATCTTCCTGTCAGCCATTGATATGTATGGCCACCAGTTTTGTCCAGAAAACTTGAAG AAACTCATTCTCTCCGAAACCTCCATTTTTGATGTTTTGCCCAATTTCTTCTAtcactccaatcaagttgtctGCATGGCTGCCTTGGAG GTGTATGTGCGCAGAGCTTACATCGCCTATGAGCTGAATAGCATCCAGCATCACCAGCTGCAGGATGGAACATGCGCTGTAGACTTCCAGTTTATGCTACCGTCATCACATCCGAACAG AGGGAGCAGCCCTACTCTGAACAG GATTCCTGTGCCAGTGAGTGGATCAAGCCAGTTTAAAATGAGGCGGCAGAGTAGTGAGCTCTTCATGGAGGAAGCCTGGTCTCCACCCTGCCAGCGAATGGGCGCCATGGTGGCTTTCCAGTGTTTTGACGACTTTAAAAG gAATGTTGATGAAGTTCTCGCCAGCTTTGCAGAACCACTCTTGGAGAGTGCTCCGTTCTCAGAGTCCTGCTCCAGTCTCTATGAGGAGGAGAACTTCAAG AATATGAAGGAGAACCCAATCCACATCATTAATGTGTCCATAAAAACAGCAGACACAAAAGATGACGATGCTTTGGTTACAGCCTTCACTGCCTTTGCCCAGTCAAAG aaagCTGTCCTCTTTGAGTGTGGAATCAGGAGAATCACATTTTTGATTGCACAGAAG AGAGAATTTCCCAAGTTCTTCACTTTCAGAGCTAGAGATGgg TTCCAGGAGGATCGTATTTACCGTAATCTGGAGCCAGCTTTAGCGTTTCAGCTGGAGCTGAACCGCATGAGGAACTTTGACCTGACAGCCGTTCCCTGTGCCAACCACAAGATGCACCTCTACCTCGGTGCTGCTCGTGTGCAGGAGGGGGCTGAAGTCACAGACTACCGCTTCTTCATACGAGCTATTATCCGCCACTCAGATCTCATTACAAAG GAAGCTTCCTTTGAATACCTTCAAAATGAGGGAGAACGTCTTCTGTTGGAGGCCATGGATGAGTTGGAGGTGGCCTTCAGTAACACCAGTGTCCGCACAGACTGCAACCACATCTTCCTCAACTTCGTACCCACTGTCATTATGGACCCCTCTAAA ATAGAGGAGTCTGTTCGCTCCATGGTGATGCGCTACGGCATCCGTCTTTGGAAGCTGCGGGTCATGCAGGCTGAGCTGAAGATCAACATCCGTCTGACACCAACTGGGAATGCCGTTCCTATCCGCTTGTTTCTTACTAATGAGTCTGGCTATTACTTGGACATCAGCCTGTACAAGGAGGTCACTGACCCAAGTTctggacag ATCATGTTCAAGTCATATGGAGATAAGCAGGGTCCTCTGCATGGCATGCTGATCAACACTCCGTATGTGACCAAAGACCTGCTGCAGGCCAAGCGCTTCCAGGCTCAAACTCTGGGGACTACATACGTATATGACTTCCCCGAGATGTTCAGACAG GCACTGTTTAAGCTGTGGGGTCCAGGGGACAAACACCCTAAAGACGTGCTGATGTGCACCGAGCTGGTTCTGGACCCTCAAGGTCGACTCGTGCAGATGAACCGCCTGCCTGGAGACAATAAT GTGGGAATGGTTGCATTCAGGATGAAGATGAAGACTCCAGAGTACCCAGAGGGCAGAGATATCATTGTCATCTGTAATGACATCACTCACATGATCGGCTCATTTGGTCCTCAAGAGGATGAGCTGTTCCTCAGGGCGTCTGAGTTGGCTCGTGCTGAGGGCATCCCCCGCATTTACATAGCAGCCAACAGTGGAGCGCGCATTGGCCTCGCTGAAGAGATCAAACACATGTTCCAGGTGGCCTGGATTGACCCCGCTGACCCCTACAAG GGTTTCAAGTACCTTTACCTGACACCGCAGGACTACACACGTATCAGCTCCACCAATGCTGTTCACTGTCACCATGTAGAGGAAGGTGGAGAGTCCAG GTACATCATCACTGACGTCATCGGGAAGGACGAAGGTCTTGGGGTTGAGAACCTGCGAGGTTCTGGCACCATTGCTGGAGAATCCTCTCAGGCCTATCAGGAGATTATTACAATTAGTATG GTGACATGTCGCGCTATAGGAATCGGAGCCTATCTGGTCCGTTTGGGACAGAGAGTGATTCAGGTGGAAAACTCTCACATTATCCTGACTGGAGCAGGCGCTCTTAACAAG GTTTTGGGCAGAGAGGTCTATACTTCCAACAACCAGCTGGGAGGGATCCAGATCATGCACAATAATGGAGTCACACACAGCACTGTGCCAGATGACTTTGAGGGCGTCTTCACCATCCTCCAGTGGCTCTCCTATATGCCAAAG AACAAACACTCCCCTGTGCCTGTTATAGCAACTACAGATCCAGTGGACAGAGAGATAGAATATACTCCTACAAAAGCACCGTATGACCCCCGCTGGATGCTGGCCGGGAGACCTCATCCAA CGGGGAAAGGTGCCTGGCAGAGTGGTTTCTTCGACCACGGCTCTTTCATGGAGATCATGGGGTCTTGGGCTCAGACAGTGGTAGTGGGCAGAGCACG GTTAGGAGGAATTCCACTTGGTGTCATTGCTGTTGAAACACGCACAGTTGAGTTCACAGTCCCGGCAGATCCAGCAAACCTGGATTCAGAATCCAAA GTTCTGCAGCAGGCTGGCCAGGTGTGGTTTCCAGATTCAGCTTTTAAAACGGCTCAGGCGATTTGTGACTTCAACCGTGAACATCTGCCTCTCATGGTGTTTGCCAACTGGAGGGGCTTCTCTGGTGGAATGAAGG ATATGTATGACCAGATACTGAAGTTTGGGGCCTATATCGTGGACGCCCTGCGTGAGTTCCGACAGCCGGTGCTGGTGTACATCCCACCACACGCTGAGCTGAGAGGAGGCTCATGGGTGGTGATAGACCCCACCATCAATCCACTGTGTATGGAGCTCTATGCAGACAGGGAGAGCAG AGGTGGTGTGCTGGAAGCTGAGGGTACAGTGGAGATCAAATTCAGGAGGAAGGACCTACTGAAGACTATGAAAAGACTAGATTCAGTCTATGCTAGTCTTGTTGAGCAGCTTGGTAAAG CTTCCCCAGAGCTGTCTGACAAACAGTGCCTAGAGCTGGAGTCAAAGCTCAAAGCAAGGGAGGAATTCCTGTTGCCCATCTACCACCAGGTGGCAGTGCAGTTTGTAGATCTCCATGACACCCCAGGCAGGATGCAGGAGAAGGGTGTCATTACT GATATTTTGGATTGGAAGAATGTGCGGACCTTCTTCTACTGGCGTCTGCGGCGCCTCCTGTTGGAGCAGGTGGTGAAGTGTGAGATTCTTCAGGCCAACAAGGACCTCAGTGATGGACACATGCAGTCCATGTTGCGACGCTGGTTTGTTGAAACAGAAGGAACAGTCAAG